The genomic region GAACAAAGAATCCTTCGGCGCGAAAATGAGCGCTGGAACCAGGACGATAATCGCCGCACATTGCCTTTTGAGTGGGGTATCGAGCATCTGGGCGCCCCCGCGAACGATCCGGAGCCTCGCGAATTTCTCTTCCGCTATGCCAGTGAGGCGCTCGCCCGGAGCGACGACTTTTTCGCTACCCCGGCGACGGACGACTATCAGTTCCGAGACAACCTGCTGAGCTTTCCGAGCGCCGTCCGGACCGCGTACGCGGTGAACAACACCGTTTACGCCCGGCTCTTCCCGGCCGGAAAGGGCAAGCGAGCGGTGATTATCCTGCCGCAGTGGAATGCCGACGAGCGAAGTCACGTCAACATTTGCCAGTTCCTGAACCGCTGCGGTGTGGCGGCGCTTCGGCTCAGTATGCCCTATCACGACCGGCGGAAACCGGACGGGATCGAGCGGGCTGACTACATGGTTTCGCCCAACATCGGTCTGACGCTCCAGGCTTCGCGCCAGGCGGTGATGGACGTCAAGCTCTCGGCCCGCTGGCTCGAGCAGCGAGGCTACACGCGCCTCGGGATTCTGGGAACGAGTATCGGATCGGCCGTCGCCTTTATTGCCATGGCGCACG from Candidatus Acidiferrales bacterium harbors:
- a CDS encoding prolyl oligopeptidase family serine peptidase; its protein translation is EQRILRRENERWNQDDNRRTLPFEWGIEHLGAPANDPEPREFLFRYASEALARSDDFFATPATDDYQFRDNLLSFPSAVRTAYAVNNTVYARLFPAGKGKRAVIILPQWNADERSHVNICQFLNRCGVAALRLSMPYHDRRKPDGIERADYMVSPNIGLTLQASRQAVMDVKLSARWLEQRGYTRLGILGTSIGSAVAFIAMAHEPALRAGVFLHVSTYFGDVVRTGLTTSLVWASLRDHVTPEEIRRFWAPISPFPYVHRMVGRDGQCLLISAKYDPSFLPEFSRHLFAELDRYQIGHERLVLPCGHYTLADLPFNYIAALRFATFLRRALG